The sequence GATCTGAGCTTTGCGTTTGTTCGCTTGCTCAATGATCTCGTTAGCAGTAGCTTTGGCGTCTTTTAGCTGGTCAGTAGCTTTCGCCTGTGCCAACTCAAGGTCTTTGACGGCGCGGTCAGCATCAGCTAGACCGTCGGCAATCCTTTTTTGGCGTTCTTCGATGGCATTCATCAAAGGTGGCCAAACAAACTTCATGCAAAACCACACGAAGATAATAAAGGCAACCGTCTGACCGATTAGGGTAGCGTTGATATTCACAACAGCCTCCTATTTAGTTTAAAGACAGAAGCGTTTATTACAGCATTGCACCAAGAGGGTTAGTGAAAAGCATGAATAATGCGATACCAACACCGATCATAGTTACTGCATCGAGAAGACCCGCAACAATGAACATTTTAACTTGCAGCATAGGAGCCATTTCTGGTTGACGCGCAGCGCCTTCCAAGAACTTGCCACCTAGTAGGCCAAAACCGATAGCGGTACCAAGAGCACCCATACCAATTAGTAGAGCAACAGCGATAGCTGTCATGCCTAATACAGTTTCCATCTCTATCTCCAAATATTCTAAATCTAGTTAGTTTATGATTTAGTAAAAAAAGTTTTACAGCAATCCTTAATGATCTTCATGTGCCATGCTTAAGTAAACAATAGTCAACATCATGAAGATAAACGCTTGTAAGGTAATAACCAAAATATGGAAAATCAACCAACCTAGCTGTAAAGTTACACCTAGAGCCGAAAGTGCCATATTTGCACCATACATCAACGCAATAAGGATGAATATCAACTCACCTGCATATAAGTTACCGAACAGACGCAGTGCCAATGAAATTGGCTTAGCTATCAAAGTAACAGACTCTAACAGGAAGTTGACGGGTATCATTGCCCAATGGTTAAAAGGCTGCATTGTCAGTTCTTTAACAAAACCTGAAACGCCTTTGACTTTAATGCTGTAGTAAATAATCAGCAAAAACACACCGATAGCCATGCTAAAGGTAATGTTTAAGTCGGTCGTAGGTACGACTTTCATGTAAGGGATACCAGCTGCAGCAGCCAGTGATGGGATCCAGTCAACTGGAACCATATCCATGAAGTTCATCATGAATACCCAAACAAAAATTGTCAGTGCCAACGGAGCAATAACAGGGTTGCGGCCATGGAAGGTTTCTTTCACGCTAGAATCGACAAACTCGATGATCATCTCGACAAAACATTGAAGTTTGCCAGGAACACCAGTAGTTGCCTTCTTACCAACGCTACGGAATAGCCATAAGAACAGAACACCAAGCCCAACCGAAAAGAACAACGAATCAATATGCCATGTCCAGAAGCCTTCACCAACACTTAAGTTGGTTAGGTGGTGCTGGATATAGCCCTGCGGTGTTAACGCTTCACCAGTTGCAGCCATGATTCATCCCACTTAACTTTGCTTGAAAAATAAAGGAGCCGTCCAATGCACTATTAACGCTAAGGTATAACAAACAAAAAGTGGCATAAATCCAACCTTCCAATTGATAAACACTAACGAAAACATAGCTATGGTTAACAGCAACTTTACCGCTTCCCCCCAGTAAAAAGTCTTAACAACTTTTGCCGATGAACTTGCTCCCGTATGAGAGAAAGCTAGGGTTGCGAATACAAAATTAGGAAGTACAGCAATAGCAGCACCTGCCAAGGCAGATAGGCCATACTGAACTCCCCACAGAGCGAAAAAGAAAATCGAAGCACTCCCAGCCACCGCCGCCTGCATCAAAACCAACTTATAGGCAGACCACCGGCCACGACGAGCCAAAACTTTACTCAATTTATCCTCTCCGCATTAACGCTTTTTGTTTCGATGACCGGACTACATATATCCGAACACTGTCGAACGACAAAAAAGCTTGCGAAAGTATACCTTTTCA is a genomic window of Shewanella psychrophila containing:
- the atpF gene encoding F0F1 ATP synthase subunit B — translated: MNINATLIGQTVAFIIFVWFCMKFVWPPLMNAIEERQKRIADGLADADRAVKDLELAQAKATDQLKDAKATANEIIEQANKRKAQIVDEAKAEADTERAKIIAQGQAEIEAERNRVKEDLRKQVAALAIAGAEKILERSIDEAAHSDIVNKLVAEL
- the atpE gene encoding F0F1 ATP synthase subunit C, which translates into the protein METVLGMTAIAVALLIGMGALGTAIGFGLLGGKFLEGAARQPEMAPMLQVKMFIVAGLLDAVTMIGVGIALFMLFTNPLGAML
- the atpB gene encoding F0F1 ATP synthase subunit A — its product is MAATGEALTPQGYIQHHLTNLSVGEGFWTWHIDSLFFSVGLGVLFLWLFRSVGKKATTGVPGKLQCFVEMIIEFVDSSVKETFHGRNPVIAPLALTIFVWVFMMNFMDMVPVDWIPSLAAAAGIPYMKVVPTTDLNITFSMAIGVFLLIIYYSIKVKGVSGFVKELTMQPFNHWAMIPVNFLLESVTLIAKPISLALRLFGNLYAGELIFILIALMYGANMALSALGVTLQLGWLIFHILVITLQAFIFMMLTIVYLSMAHEDH
- a CDS encoding ATP synthase subunit I — encoded protein: MSKVLARRGRWSAYKLVLMQAAVAGSASIFFFALWGVQYGLSALAGAAIAVLPNFVFATLAFSHTGASSSAKVVKTFYWGEAVKLLLTIAMFSLVFINWKVGFMPLFVCYTLALIVHWTAPLFFKQS